A genomic window from Solanum stenotomum isolate F172 chromosome 10, ASM1918654v1, whole genome shotgun sequence includes:
- the LOC125842350 gene encoding LOW QUALITY PROTEIN: 2-isopropylmalate synthase A-like (The sequence of the model RefSeq protein was modified relative to this genomic sequence to represent the inferred CDS: inserted 1 base in 1 codon) yields MSRPFNPKMFFFIQFLIAITSIFQXKKQHYSTFIRCSISNRRPEYIPSKISDPKYVRIFDTTLRDGEQSPGATMTTKEKLDVARQLAKLGVDIIEAGFPASSEADFEAVKLIAEEIGNNSYDENGYVPVICGLSRCNKSDIDKAWGAVKNAKKPRVHTFIATSEIHMKYKLKMSREQVVEKATSMVAYARSLGCEDVEFSPEDAGRSDREFLYDILGEVIKAGATTLNIPDTVGYTVPSEFGQLIADIKANTRGIENVIISTHCQNDLGLSTANTLTGACAGARQLEVTINGIGERAGNASLEEVVMALKCRGEQVLGGLYTGINTQHIVPSSKMVEEYTGLQVQPHKAIVGANAFAHESGIHQDGMLKHKDTYEIISPDDIGLSRSNEAGIVLGKLSGRHALKSKMLELGYDIDGKELEDLFWRFKSVAEKKKKITDDDLIALTSDEVLQPNVYWKLGDVQITCGSLGLSTATVKLINTDGQEHIACSVGTGPVDAAYKGVDLIVKVPITLLEYSMNAVTEGIDAIASTRVSICSEDGHNVTNGSTGQTIHRTFSGTGADMDVVISSVRAYIGALNKMLSFEKLVSRYSKPEDSVVV; encoded by the exons ATGTCTCGTCctttcaatccaaaaatgttCTTCTTCATCCAATTTCTAATAGCaataacttcaatttttc tcaaAAAACAGCACTACTCCACATTTATTCGATGTTCGATTTCGAATCGACGACCTGAATATATACCCAGTAAAATCTCCGACCCAAAATACGTCCGCATTTTCGATACTACTCTTCGTGACGGTGAGCAATCTCCAGGTGCTACAATGACTACAAAAGAGAAACTAGACGTAGCTCGTCAACTAGCGAAACTGGGTGTCGATATAATTGAAGCTGGATTTCCAGCTTCATCTGAAGCAGATTTCGAAGCTGTGAAATTAATTGCAGAGGAAATTGGTAATAATAGTTATGATGAAAATGGATATGTGCCTGTAATTTGTGGGTTATCTAGATGTAATAAAAGTGATATTGATAAAGCTTGGGGAGCTGTGAAAAATGCTAAAAAACCTAGGGTTCATACGTTTATTGCTACGAGTGAAATACATATGAAGTATAAATTGAAGATGAGTAGAGAACAAGTGGTGGAGAAAGCAACGAGTATGGTAGCTTATGCTAGAAGCCTTGGATGTGAAGATGTTGAATTTAGTCCAGAAGATGCAGGAAg GTCTGATCGAGAGTTCCTTTATGATATCCTTGGAGAAGTTATTAAAGCTGGTGCAACAACACTTAACATACCTGATACGGTTGGATACACTGTTCCAAGTGAATTTGGACAATTAATTGCTGACATAAAAGCCAATACTCGGGGGATTGAAAATGTGATAATTTCAACACATTGCCAGAATGATCTTGGGCTTTCTACTGCCAATACTTTAACT GGAGCTTGTGCAGGTGCAAGACAACTAGAAGTGACCATTAATGGCATTGGTGAAAGAGCTGGAAATGCTTCTCTGGAGGAG GTTGTAATGGCCTTAAAATGTCGCGGAGAGCAAGTATTAGGCGGCCTCTACACGGGGATTAACACTCAACATATTGTCCCGTCGAGCAAAATG GTGGAGGAGTACACTGGGCTGCAGGTGCAGCCACATAAGGCCATTGTTGGAGCTAATGCATTTGCTCATGAAAGTGGCATCCATCAG GATGGAATGTTAAAACACAAGGATACCTATGAGATTATATCTCCTGATGATATTGGGCTTAGTCGTTCTAATGAAGCGGGTATTGTCCTTGGGAAACTCAG tgGTCGCCATGCATTGAAATCCAAAATGCTTGAG CTTGGATATGACATTGACGGAAAAGAACTAGAGGACCTCTTTTGGCGTTTTAAGTCAGTAGCTGAGAAGAAAAAG AAAATTACAGATGATGACTTAATAGCACTGACGTCAGATGAAGTTCTCCAGCCTAATGTTTATTGGAAGCTTGGAGATGTACAG ATTACGTGTGGAAGTCTTGGCCTCTCTACAGCAACTGTGAAGCTTATAAACACTGATGGTCAAGAGCATATTGCTTGTTCAGTTGGAACAGGACCTGTTGATGCAGCTTATAAGGGAGTGGACCTCATTGTGAAG GTGCCTATAACGCTCCTTGAATATTCCATGAATGCAGTCACAGAAGGTATAGATGCCATAGCATCAACCAGAGTGTCAATCTGCAGTGAGGATGGGCATAATGTAACGAATGGTTCAACTGGACAGACTATTCACCGCACATTTAG TGGAACTGGAGCAGATATGGATGTTGTTATCTCAAGTGTCCGAGCATATATTGGTGCATTGAACAAAATGTTGAGTTTTGAAAAGCTGGTCTCAAGATACAGCAAACCTGAAGACAGTGTGGTGGTATAA